One stretch of Zingiber officinale cultivar Zhangliang chromosome 6B, Zo_v1.1, whole genome shotgun sequence DNA includes these proteins:
- the LOC121993213 gene encoding uncharacterized protein LOC121993213 isoform X1 — protein MMMKTEDTQILPKPCLSAFRILKSRFLTPPGIPLRFFDHLLRLNLSEVVIAVFPVVYARRPFFSLSKPERQIEKQGEVLMEAYRSMSHELHRLQIEEEMLMQKLYKMMSVNGKEKKE, from the exons ATGATGATGAAGACGGAGGATACCCAAATCTTACCTAAACCCTGTCTATCTGCCTTCCGCATTCTTAAATCTCGATTCCTCACTCCTCCAGGAATCCCTCTTCGTTTCTTCGATCACCTCCTTCGTCTTAATCTATCGGAAGTCGTCATTGCAGTCTTCCCCGTCGTCTACGCCCGTCGCCCCTTTTTCTCACTCTCTAAACCAGAAAG GCAAATAGAGAAGCAAGGTGAAGTACTAATGGAGGCATATCGTTCAATGTCCCATGAGCTACATCGACTTCAG ATAGAGGAAGAAATGCTCATGCAGAAACTGTACAAGATGATGAGTGTGAACG gaaaagaaaagaaagaatga
- the LOC121993213 gene encoding uncharacterized protein LOC121993213 isoform X2, producing the protein MMMKTEDTQILPKPCLSAFRILKSRFLTPPGIPLRFFDHLLRLNLSEVVIAVFPVVYARRPFFSLSKPERQIEKQGEVLMEAYRSMSHELHRLQRKKCSCRNCTR; encoded by the exons ATGATGATGAAGACGGAGGATACCCAAATCTTACCTAAACCCTGTCTATCTGCCTTCCGCATTCTTAAATCTCGATTCCTCACTCCTCCAGGAATCCCTCTTCGTTTCTTCGATCACCTCCTTCGTCTTAATCTATCGGAAGTCGTCATTGCAGTCTTCCCCGTCGTCTACGCCCGTCGCCCCTTTTTCTCACTCTCTAAACCAGAAAG GCAAATAGAGAAGCAAGGTGAAGTACTAATGGAGGCATATCGTTCAATGTCCCATGAGCTACATCGACTTCAG AGGAAGAAATGCTCATGCAGAAACTGTACAAGATGA
- the LOC121991248 gene encoding uncharacterized protein LOC121991248, translated as MASLCPGVLLRLLQDMDCPSRDASPRRRPLHAPASVLQITGIVPALSGADLRPDRGFYVKVSDASHSTFVSLSSDLNDLILADRLQTGQLINVRRLEPASPVPVLRDFRLLSGRQPCNHDTVDVTYPSPAPKSSPVFRPSITTPPLPPPEKKKRHLRSHSFISDHHRSLEVSTTSSPATSPLQRSVMKREEAKRRGSNSLDMLNNMTFSASADEENYDSDDSRLSFSSSSSSSPFTPQSRKNWDSGCKVAERRKYMKSQSACVSPQHSSFTSRITEKTHNSVASPTKRKHADSDKTSSETSSVSSYLCSPDDNYNTKCHDKINVIWALLPPNLIRQGKEVIRQRDTALQAAIDSLLEASASERLIECMNFSSDFASCSTYAELQANKDGDSQRVVNSFLDFHQKLAETRLIVQSCDFSSSGHASGRSVSQVASERKSCATSWIKAGMRSDLSKLPTQKNNAHEDLQVASSNPCTSSSKPKNNAAVSKGSSLLTASNALQYEFNRWFLRYIDKFLDSVNGSRSDSCESEVASLLCQLKRVDDWLNSIASKDSTWPRDRVRETLSTEDDEVEACQRVRWKIYSVLMGHVESAAVALESMNVPDEEKDGELMLTS; from the exons ATGGCGTCGCTGTGCCCCGGCGTCCTCCTTCGCCTCCTCCAAGACATGGACTGCCCCTCCAGGGACGCCTCCCCTCGCCGTCGCCCACTCCACGCCCCAGCCTCCGTTCTCCAGATTACCGGCATTGTCCCCGCCCTCTCTGGCGCCGACCTCCGCCCCGATCGAGGCTTCTACGTCAAGGTCTCTGACGCTTCCCATTCCACCTTCGTCTCCCTCTCCTCCGACCTCAACGACCTCATCCTGGCTGACCGCCTCCAGACCGGCCAGCTCATCAACGTCCGCCGCCTCGAGCCCGCCTCCCCTGTTCCTGTCCTCCGTGACTTCCGCCTCCTCTCCGGCCGCCAACCCTGCAATCACGATACTGTTGACGTTACCTACCCCTCCCCTGCCCCCAAATCCTCACCTGTCTTCCGCCCCTCCATTACCACACCCCCTCTCCCCCCGCCCGAGAAGAAGAAGCGGCATTTGAGGAGTCATTCCTTCATCAGCGACCACCACCGGAGCCTCGAAGTTAGCACGACCTCCTCCCCTGCCACTTCTCCCCTCCAGAGATCGGTGATGAAAAGGGAGGAGGCCAAACGGAGGGGCTCCAACAGCCTCGACATGCTCAACAACATGACCTTCTCGGCCTCTGCCGATGAGGAAAATTACGACTCCGACGATTCGAGACTATCCTTTTCCTCCTCGTCTTCCTCCTCGCCATTCACGCCCCAGTCAAGGAAGAACTGGGACTCCGGCTGCAAGGTTGCAGAGCGGAGAAAGTACATGAAGTCCCAGAGCGCCTGT GTTTCTCCTCAGCATAGCAGTTTCACCTCAAGAATCACCGAGAAAACTCACAATTCCGTTGCAAGTCCTACAAAAAGGAAACACGCTGATTCAGATAAAACTAGCTCAGAGACGTCCTCTGTATCCAGTTATTTGTGTTCTCCAGATGACAATTATAACACCAAGTGTCATGATAAAATCAATGTGATTTGGGCTCTGCTTCCTCCAAATTTGATCAGGCAAGGAAAG GAAGTGATAAGGCAAAGAGACACTGCTCTTCAGGCTGCCATAGACTCATTGCTGGAAGCCTCTGCCTCAGAGAGACTAATTGAATGCATGAA TTTCTCCTCGGATTTTGCTTCTTGCAGCACGTATGCAGAGCTGCAGGCCAACAAGGACGGCGATTCGCAACGCGTCGTGAATAGCTTCTTGGATTTTCACCAGAAGCTGGCGGAGACGAGATTGATCGTGCAGTCCTGCGATTTCAGTTCCAGTGGTCATGCTTCAGGTAGATCAGTCTCGCAGGTTGCGTCGGAGAGGAAGAGCTGCGCCACCTCGTGGATCAAAGCGGGCATGAGATCGGATCTCTCGAAGCTCCCAACCCAGAAGAACAACGCACATGAAGATCTGCAAGTGGCTTCGAGTAACCCCTGCACGTCAAGCTCCAAGCCGAAGAACAACGCAGCAGTGTCTAAGGGGAGCAGCCTCCTGACGGCTTCAAATGCATTGCAGTATGAGTTCAACAGATGGTTCCTGCGGTATATCGACAAGTTTCTCGATTCAGTAAACGGATCGAGATCTGATTCATGCGAATCGGAAGTAGCGTCCCTCCTGTGCCAGCTGAAAAGGGTCGACGATTGGCTGAACAGCATCGCCAGCAAAGACTCAACTTGGCCGAGGGACAGGGTGAGAGAGACCCTGTCGACGGAGGACGACGAAGTGGAGGCATGCCAACGAGTGAGATGGAAGATTTACAGCGTTCTTATGGGGCATGTTGAGAGCGCAGCGGTTGCGCTGGAGAGCATGAACGTGCCTGATGAGGAGAAGGATGGTGAGCTCATGCTCACTAGCTAA